In the genome of Carnobacterium viridans, one region contains:
- a CDS encoding NAD(P)/FAD-dependent oxidoreductase produces MDTTKEVFDITIIGGGPVGMFAAFYGGMRNAKVKIIESLPQLGGQLSMLYPEKKIYDIAALPVVTGQELIDNLSEQIARFDPTICLEEEVIDVIKNDDGLFTLTTAKNVHYSKAIIITAGNGAFQPRRLELYQADEYEGNTLHYYVNNIEQFKDRTVAICGGGDSAVDWALALEPIAKKVYLIHRRNKFRALEHSVSLLEQSTVEMITPYIPVAIKGHHPQIESVQLKEVRGESEKELEIDDFLINYGFTSSIGPMKKWGFDVKRNEIPVNTKMETTVPGIYAAGDICTYDGKIKLIATGFGEAPTAINNAMSYINPDERVQPMHSTSLF; encoded by the coding sequence TTGGATACTACTAAAGAAGTCTTTGATATTACGATTATTGGTGGTGGACCCGTTGGCATGTTTGCTGCTTTTTACGGCGGGATGCGCAATGCAAAAGTTAAAATAATTGAAAGTTTGCCTCAGTTAGGTGGACAGTTGAGTATGCTGTATCCTGAAAAAAAAATCTATGATATCGCAGCGCTGCCCGTAGTGACGGGACAAGAATTAATTGATAACCTTTCTGAGCAAATCGCTCGTTTTGACCCTACGATTTGTTTAGAAGAAGAAGTGATTGATGTCATTAAAAATGATGATGGACTATTCACATTAACAACTGCCAAAAATGTCCACTATTCAAAAGCAATTATTATTACTGCTGGTAATGGAGCGTTTCAACCTCGTAGATTGGAATTGTACCAAGCCGATGAGTACGAAGGCAATACCCTTCATTATTATGTGAATAATATTGAGCAGTTTAAAGACCGGACGGTAGCAATTTGCGGTGGTGGCGATTCTGCGGTCGATTGGGCGCTGGCTCTTGAACCCATTGCAAAAAAAGTTTATCTTATTCATAGAAGAAATAAGTTTAGAGCTCTGGAACATAGCGTTTCCTTGCTCGAACAATCAACTGTTGAGATGATCACTCCTTATATCCCTGTGGCAATTAAAGGGCATCATCCGCAGATTGAATCTGTTCAATTAAAAGAAGTCAGAGGCGAAAGTGAAAAAGAACTTGAAATCGATGATTTTTTGATCAATTACGGATTTACCTCTTCCATTGGACCCATGAAAAAATGGGGATTTGATGTGAAACGAAATGAAATCCCCGTCAACACAAAGATGGAAACTACAGTTCCTGGTATTTATGCAGCGGGTGATATTTGTACTTATGATGGCAAAATCAAATTAATTGCAACTGGTTTCGGAGAAGCTCCAACTGCCATTAACAATGCCATGAGTTACATCAATCCAGATGAAAGAGTACAACCCATGCACAGCACAAGTCTATTTTAA
- a CDS encoding divergent PAP2 family protein, with product MLILTNFPLVAAFTAITFAQIIKVPVAFLLQRKTTWALATSTGGMPSSHSAAVSALITALALQYGVASPFVAIASTFGVIVMFDSMGVRRQSGEQGILLNQLVVDFHMLSKKVVKLSHDSAALVDEQTERHLKEYLGHKPIEVFFGILTGILVAFATQAILTYFSIL from the coding sequence ATGCTTATTTTAACGAACTTTCCGCTTGTTGCGGCTTTTACAGCTATTACATTTGCACAAATCATTAAAGTTCCAGTAGCTTTTCTACTACAAAGAAAAACAACTTGGGCATTAGCTACTTCTACTGGCGGAATGCCTAGTTCACATTCAGCAGCGGTATCTGCTCTTATTACAGCTCTAGCTCTTCAGTATGGTGTTGCTTCACCTTTTGTAGCTATCGCAAGTACCTTTGGAGTCATTGTTATGTTTGATTCTATGGGTGTTCGCCGACAAAGTGGCGAACAAGGTATCTTATTAAATCAATTAGTGGTTGATTTTCATATGTTGAGTAAAAAAGTGGTTAAACTTTCTCACGATTCGGCAGCCCTCGTTGATGAACAAACTGAACGCCACTTAAAAGAGTATTTAGGCCATAAGCCGATTGAAGTTTTCTTTGGGATTCTTACCGGTATCTTAGTTGCTTTTGCTACCCAAGCTATATTGACTTACTTTTCTATTTTATAA
- a CDS encoding peptidylprolyl isomerase: MSEFPQLSNEVAGNEQVATIKTTMGDLKIKLFPEIAPKAVENFVKLAESGYYNGIIFHRVIPDFMIQGGDPTGTGMGGESVWGSSFEDEFSDKAFNLKGALSMANAGPHTNGSQFFIVSASQTPANMVGQLEAAGYPVEIVEAYKENGGTPWLDNRHTVFGHVIEGMDIVDSIQNVKRGPQDKPVNDIVIESIELN; encoded by the coding sequence ATGTCTGAATTTCCACAATTATCAAATGAAGTAGCAGGTAATGAACAAGTTGCTACCATTAAAACAACAATGGGAGATCTTAAAATTAAATTATTCCCTGAAATTGCCCCTAAAGCGGTAGAAAACTTTGTTAAATTAGCAGAAAGTGGTTACTACAATGGAATTATCTTCCACCGTGTTATCCCTGATTTTATGATTCAAGGGGGAGACCCAACTGGAACAGGTATGGGAGGAGAAAGTGTCTGGGGAAGTTCTTTTGAAGATGAATTTTCAGATAAAGCATTTAATCTTAAAGGTGCTCTTTCAATGGCTAATGCAGGTCCACATACAAACGGAAGCCAATTCTTTATCGTGTCAGCCTCTCAAACGCCAGCAAATATGGTTGGTCAACTTGAAGCAGCGGGTTACCCTGTAGAGATTGTTGAAGCATATAAAGAAAATGGCGGAACACCTTGGTTAGATAACCGTCATACTGTTTTTGGTCATGTTATTGAAGGAATGGACATTGTGGATTCAATCCAAAATGTAAAACGCGGACCTCAAGACAAACCAGTAAACGATATTGTTATTGAAAGCATTGAATTAAACTAA
- a CDS encoding MalY/PatB family protein, with the protein MTWNFDEQIDRSAQNSIKWGYSKRLFGDEAVLPMWIADMDFANSPLILDALKKIMDQRIIGYAFPPDSLYQAIIDWQKKRHNLQLTPKDILFSPGVVPSIALLIQTFTNEQETVMIHDPVYTPFENMITLNNRKVIRSSLIIEDGLFKMDFIDIEQQFIEKNVKLFILSNPHNPGGRVWNKQELAQLADLCQKYHVVLCSDEIHGDLIYQPHEFISVATIKEQYKDFVITLTAATKTFNLAGIKNSMIFVQNEDLRNALVVAQAKTEQNGINTFGYAATEAAFTTSESWLEELMVYLKNNLDTICTFFDTELPEVFYMRPQGTYLLWFDCSSLNIPDKQLANHFAQVGKIGLNAGSDYGPSGTNYMRLNFAAPHETVVEGLKRINYAFEHPKD; encoded by the coding sequence ATGACATGGAACTTTGATGAACAAATTGATCGCAGTGCGCAAAATAGTATTAAATGGGGGTATTCAAAAAGATTATTTGGAGATGAAGCTGTTTTACCTATGTGGATAGCGGATATGGATTTTGCTAATTCGCCTTTGATTTTAGATGCTTTGAAAAAAATAATGGATCAACGTATTATAGGTTATGCGTTTCCTCCTGATTCTCTCTACCAAGCTATCATAGACTGGCAAAAAAAACGACATAACTTACAGCTGACACCCAAGGATATTTTATTTTCTCCGGGAGTAGTTCCGAGTATTGCATTGTTGATTCAAACTTTTACAAACGAACAGGAGACTGTGATGATTCATGACCCCGTTTACACCCCTTTTGAAAATATGATTACATTGAATAACCGAAAAGTCATTCGAAGTTCGTTGATTATTGAAGATGGTTTGTTTAAAATGGATTTCATCGATATAGAACAACAGTTTATAGAAAAAAATGTAAAACTATTTATTTTAAGCAACCCACATAACCCTGGAGGCCGTGTGTGGAACAAACAAGAGTTGGCTCAATTAGCTGACCTTTGTCAAAAATACCACGTGGTTTTATGCAGCGATGAAATACATGGCGATCTTATTTATCAACCACATGAGTTCATTTCAGTTGCAACCATTAAAGAACAATACAAAGACTTTGTCATTACTCTAACGGCGGCTACTAAAACATTTAACTTAGCTGGAATAAAAAATTCAATGATTTTTGTTCAAAATGAAGATTTGCGTAATGCATTGGTTGTAGCTCAAGCAAAAACCGAACAAAATGGCATCAATACGTTTGGTTACGCAGCAACCGAAGCCGCTTTTACAACAAGCGAATCATGGTTAGAAGAATTAATGGTTTATTTAAAAAATAACCTAGATACGATTTGTACGTTTTTTGATACTGAATTACCTGAAGTTTTTTATATGAGACCTCAAGGAACATACTTACTGTGGTTTGACTGTTCTTCTTTAAACATCCCTGATAAGCAATTGGCAAATCATTTTGCACAAGTCGGGAAAATCGGTTTAAATGCTGGTTCCGATTATGGTCCTTCGGGAACAAACTACATGCGACTAAACTTCGCTGCTCCTCATGAAACTGTTGTTGAAGGTTTAAAGCGTATAAATTATGCTTTTGAACACCCAAAAGATTAA
- the yugI gene encoding S1 domain-containing post-transcriptional regulator GSP13 codes for MKYKIGMVIKGKITGIQPYGAFVSLDEETQGLIHISECKHGFVKDLNEVLTVGNEIEVMVLDIDEYTKKVSLSLRTLEENTTFQYHPKKRRQHHEKIGKLGFATIKESMPKWIEEAKEDEKNRVM; via the coding sequence ATGAAGTATAAAATTGGCATGGTCATTAAAGGCAAAATTACTGGAATTCAACCTTATGGAGCGTTTGTTTCACTTGATGAAGAAACACAAGGGCTTATCCATATCTCAGAATGCAAACACGGTTTTGTTAAAGACTTAAATGAAGTTCTAACAGTAGGGAACGAAATTGAAGTGATGGTATTAGATATTGATGAATATACAAAAAAAGTCAGTTTATCTTTAAGAACATTAGAAGAAAATACAACTTTTCAATACCATCCTAAGAAAAGAAGACAACACCATGAAAAAATCGGGAAGTTAGGTTTTGCTACAATAAAAGAGTCAATGCCAAAATGGATCGAAGAAGCTAAAGAAGATGAAAAAAACAGGGTAATGTAG
- a CDS encoding glucose-6-phosphate isomerase, which produces MGHIKFDYSNIEKFVQPHEITNLQQQVTTADEMLRKGTGAGSDYLGWIDLPKNYAKEEFARIKTAAKKIQGDSEILVVIGIGGSYLGSKAAIDFLNHSFVNLIDKETRRAPQVLFAGNSISSSYLHDLIQVIGDRDFSVNIISKSGTTTEPAIAFRVFKELLEKKYGSEEAKSRIYATTDKERGALKQEANAQGYESFIIPDDVGGRFSVLTAVGLLPIAASGADIDQLMKGAADASVEFSNDKIEENEAYQYAVLRNVFYRKGKDTEILVNYEPSLQYFSEWWKQLAGESEGKDQKGIYPSSVNFSTDLHSMGQYIQEGQRNIFETVIKVDKPKFDIAIPSTKEDLDGLGYLEGKGIDFVNTKAFQGTLLAHTDGDVPNMILTIPQQDAYTLGYMMYFFEIAIGLSGYLNGVNPFDQPGVEAYKKNMFALLGKPGFEELGKELNARL; this is translated from the coding sequence GTGGGTCATATTAAATTTGATTATTCAAATATTGAAAAATTTGTACAACCACATGAAATTACGAACTTACAACAACAGGTTACAACTGCTGATGAAATGTTGCGTAAAGGAACTGGAGCAGGTAGCGATTACCTAGGTTGGATCGATTTGCCAAAAAATTATGCTAAAGAAGAATTTGCTCGTATCAAAACAGCAGCTAAAAAAATCCAAGGCGATTCAGAAATTCTGGTTGTTATTGGAATTGGAGGATCTTATCTAGGCTCAAAAGCTGCGATTGATTTCTTGAACCATTCTTTCGTTAACTTGATTGATAAAGAAACTCGTAGGGCACCACAAGTTCTCTTTGCTGGAAACAGCATTAGTTCAAGCTATTTACATGACTTGATCCAAGTAATTGGAGACCGTGATTTCTCAGTAAACATTATCTCTAAATCAGGTACAACTACTGAACCAGCTATTGCTTTTAGAGTATTTAAAGAATTATTAGAAAAGAAATACGGCTCTGAAGAAGCTAAATCTCGTATTTACGCTACTACAGACAAAGAACGCGGTGCTTTGAAACAAGAAGCAAATGCACAAGGTTATGAATCGTTTATCATTCCTGATGATGTTGGTGGACGTTTCTCTGTATTAACAGCAGTAGGTTTATTGCCAATTGCAGCTAGTGGAGCAGATATTGACCAATTGATGAAAGGTGCTGCAGATGCATCAGTAGAATTTTCTAATGATAAAATCGAAGAAAATGAAGCGTATCAATATGCTGTATTGCGTAATGTCTTCTACCGTAAAGGAAAAGATACTGAAATTTTAGTTAACTATGAACCATCATTGCAATACTTTTCAGAGTGGTGGAAACAATTGGCTGGAGAATCAGAAGGTAAAGACCAAAAAGGAATCTATCCTTCAAGTGTAAACTTCTCTACTGATTTACATTCAATGGGTCAATACATCCAAGAAGGACAACGCAATATCTTTGAAACAGTTATTAAAGTAGATAAACCAAAATTCGATATTGCTATTCCCTCTACTAAAGAAGATTTAGACGGATTAGGTTACTTAGAAGGAAAAGGTATCGATTTCGTAAATACCAAAGCTTTCCAAGGAACTCTTTTAGCTCATACTGACGGAGATGTACCTAACATGATCTTAACGATTCCTCAACAAGATGCTTATACATTGGGTTACATGATGTACTTCTTTGAAATCGCAATCGGTCTATCTGGATACTTAAATGGTGTAAATCCATTTGATCAACCAGGTGTAGAAGCATACAAGAAAAATATGTTTGCTTTGCTAGGAAAACCAGGATTCGAAGAATTAGGTAAAGAATTAAACGCACGTCTGTAA
- a CDS encoding GNAT family N-acetyltransferase, with translation MSEIFTLHQAKTEHLEMIEVLLKETALWLKAKGSLQWNGILEGKDNHNTASAIDRGEVFYGTLDNELVGMFILWEHQSEWDAALWGTDQGNDFYYLHRLNIKREKAGMGIPQMMINAAKDYAEKKQKRALRLDCIAENEFLNRMYRNENFELVDCKEDFNAGEQINDFNLYQYQLK, from the coding sequence ATGAGTGAAATTTTTACATTACATCAAGCAAAAACAGAACACCTTGAAATGATTGAGGTATTACTTAAAGAAACAGCTCTATGGTTGAAAGCTAAAGGATCGTTACAATGGAATGGTATATTAGAAGGCAAAGATAATCATAATACAGCAAGTGCTATTGATAGAGGAGAAGTGTTCTATGGAACTTTAGATAATGAATTAGTTGGAATGTTCATATTATGGGAACATCAAAGTGAGTGGGATGCTGCGTTATGGGGAACGGATCAAGGAAATGATTTTTATTACCTTCATCGTTTGAACATAAAGAGAGAAAAAGCTGGAATGGGAATTCCACAGATGATGATCAATGCAGCTAAAGACTATGCTGAAAAAAAACAAAAAAGAGCTCTCAGACTAGATTGTATTGCTGAAAATGAATTTTTAAACCGGATGTACCGTAATGAAAATTTTGAATTGGTTGATTGTAAAGAAGATTTCAATGCTGGAGAACAAATAAACGACTTTAATTTATACCAGTATCAACTAAAGTGA